In the Mesorhizobium sp. M1D.F.Ca.ET.043.01.1.1 genome, GATGCTCCGGCCGCCAACGAGACCGTCGCCGGTGTCGGCTTTCTCGGCAAGGCGGTCACGGGTGTCGCGCCGAAGGATCTGAAGCCGCTGGCCGATGCCGGCAAGAAGACGCTCGGCTCCGGCGTGGTCGTCTTCGTCGGCGCCGGCGAGGACAACAAGGCGAGCGTGGTGGTCGGCGTCACCGAAGACCTCACCGGCCGTTTCAGCGCCATCGATCTGGTGCGCGTCGCGTCCGCCGCGCTTGGCGGGCAGGGCGGCGGCGGGCGTCCCGACATGGCGCAAGCCGGCGGCCCCGACGCCTCCAGAGCCGACGACGCGATCGCGGCGGTGCGGGCGGCGCTCGAAGCCGCCTGAGCGAGCGGATGAAGGTCCTTGTCCTTGGCGGCTATGGACTGATCGGAGAAGCCGTCCTCGGACGCTTGGTCGAGGACGGTCACGACCTTGTCGGGGTCGGTCGTGACGTCCACGATGCGCGGCGTCGCAAACCGGATGTACGATGGATCGCGGCGGATATGTCGCGACTGCTCGCGGCGGCAGACTGGATGCCCTTGCTTGTCGGCGTGGGGGCCGTGGTGAACGCCGCTGGCGCTTTGCAGGATGGCCCGCGCGACCATCTGGACGCGATACACCGGCTGTCGATCGCCGCTCTCGTCACTGCTTGCGAACAGGCCGGTGTACGCCAACTGGTTCAGGTCTCCGCGATCGGCGCAGATCCCGCTTCCGACAACGCGTTCTTTCGAACCAAGGCCGAAGGCGACCGCGCGGTGGCGTCATCCTCGCTGGAATGGACGATCCTGCGGCCCGGCCTGGTCATCGCGCCGGGCGCTTATGGCGGGACAGCTTTGTTGCGCGCACTGGCCGCGTTTCCGTGGTTCGTGCCAGCCATCCTTGCGGACCGGCCGATCCAAACAGTACCCATTGCGGAAGTCGCGGAGGCGGTATCGCGTGCCGTCGGGGGCCGTCTGGCGCGTGGGCAGATCATCGACCTCGTCGAGGAACGGGCCAGACCGCTTGGCGCGGTCCTGCTTGAATTTCGAGCCTGGCTCGGCCTGCCCAAGGCGCGGGTCGTGACGGTGCCGGCGATTGTCGGGCGGCTCGCCGGCATGGTCGCCGATGGGCTCGGCCTTCTCGGATGGCGATCTCCCTTGCGCAGTGCGGCCCTTGCCGCGCTGGAGAAGGGCGTCACCGGCAACTCGAACCCTGGGCCGATATCGCTGATCGCCCACCGCAAGCTCTGGTAGCAACGCTGGCAGCCATGCCGGCGCATGCTCAGGAGCGGTGGTTCGCGCGCCTGTGGCTGCTGAAGCCTGTGGTGTTGGCCGTCTTGTCGTTGTTCTGGCTGTTCTCGGGCGTTGTCGGCCTTGTCCGGCATGATGCGGCCCCCGACATTCTCATCTCGCGCGGCCTGCCGGGAACGCTGGCGTTCGGGATGGTTGTTGCCGGAAGTATCGCCGACATCGTCGTCGGCGTCGCGGTTGTCGCTCGGCCCTTCGCACGATCGGCGCTGATGGCGATGATAGCCATCACCTTGCTCTACCTTGCCGCCGCGGCTGCGCTTGCTCCCGATCTGTGGCTCGATCCGCTCGGGGCCATCGTCAAGGCCGTGCCTGTGCTTTGCCTCGTCCTGGTGGCTCTGGCGATTTTGGAAGAGCGATGAGCCTTTGGGCGGACATATTGCGGTGGTTGCACGTGATCGGCGCCACTGTGCTGTTCGGCACTGGCGCCGGCATAGCGTTCTTCATGCTGATGGCGCAGCGGACCGGCAAGCCCGAGATCGTCGCTCATGTCGCCGGTACGGTCGTGATTGCCGACGCCATCTTCACGGCAACGGCTGTCGTGTTTCAGCCGATCACCGGCGCGCTGCTGGCGCGCGAGATGGGGTGGCCGCTCAGCCAAGGCTGGATCGTGCTTTCGCTGCTGCTCTATGCGGTTGCCGGCGCCTTCTGGCTGCCGGTTGTCTGGATCCAGATGCGCCTGCGCGATCTCGCGCGGCAGGCTGTACTGCAAAATGCCCCTCTGCCCGAAGAGGAGAGGCGCCTCTTTCGCGTCTGGTTCGCCTTCGGCTTTCCGGCCTTCGGCGCAGTGCTTGCGATCCTCTGGCTGATGGTGACTCGCCCCGAAATCGGGTTTTAGAGCCGGCGGTCACGCTGCAGCCTGCCGTGGGGTGCTTCAGCCTGCCTTCTTCGTCCGGGCAAAGCTCGGGCGTGCGGCGATGCGCGAATACCAGCTCTCGATGTCCGCAAACCGTGCCAGCGTATCGCGCCCTTCCGCGACCTTGACGAAATAGGCGATGACCGGCGCCGCGTGCAGGTCGGCCAGCGTCAGCTGGTCGCCGAGCAGCCACGGGCCGTTTGCCTTGAGCGACGCCAGCACCTTGAGCACGGTCTCGGCCTGGCTTAGGCCGCCGGCGATCAGCGCCTCGTCGGGCGCTTCTTTCTCCAGCCGCTCCACGGCAACGTCCCAGACCATGGCGCGGTAGCCATAGGCGTCGAGCATGCGGGCAATCTGGCCCATCCTCGCACGGCCGCGCGGATCGGCGGGCTGCAGCGCCGGACCGTCGAAGGCCTCGTCGACGTAGCGTGCGATGGCGCTGGTCTCGAAGAGACGAAAACCGTCATGCTCGAAGGCCGGGATGCGGCCGAACGGGTGGTGCTCGAGATACCAGGCCGGAATGCCGTCGGCCGAGAAGATGTCGAGCGGGACAAGTTCGTAGTCGACGCCTTTTTCCTCCAGCGTCATCCGTGCGATACGGACATAGACGCTGTAGTCGGCGCCGTAGAGGATCGGCTTTGCCATTTGCTATTCCTCTTTGTCTTGGCTGTCCCGTATCCAGACACGCAGCGGGCCGGCGGCTTGAAAGCCGCAGGCCAGTGCTTCATCCAACCCGGCGTCGCGGTCATACGCTACCAGCGCGCGACATCTAGCAAACGCATTGGCTGCTGCCCGCACTGCATCCCGATATGTCGGACTGCCATCGGTGGCAAAGACATTTGACAACCCAGTCACCAACTCGGATCTATTGGCTATGCAGCCGGCGGCAAAGCCGTCAGCCGTCCGTCGGCCAAGGATAGCGATTGCGGGGTCGGCCAGGACTGCCGCTGGAAAGACACGGCCGTTGGAGGGGCTTGCGCGATCCGCCCAGGCAAATTCCCACATCTCCAAGCTGGCAGCGTCCTCAACACGCTCCCAACCGGAAGGCGTCCTCGTCGGATGACCTAGGTCCGTCCAGATCCAGCTTGCGTCGAAGAGCTGACTGAACCCGAGCGGTTGGAGATCGAGACGGCAGAACCCGTCCTTGACCGAAAAGCTGGTAGCAAGGACGGATGTCAGTCTGGCTATTTCCGCAAGTTGGACCGTTATGGCATCGGCATCCAGAGTAGCGACATTGGGGTAGTAAGGAGGTGCTTGCCGGTCGCTGGACCAGACGAAGTCGCTCCTCAGATCACTTAGCCCATGCGCCTTGAAAATAGCCTGACAGAGATCGGCGTTATTGCCAGCGCAAAGGCGGACCCTTTCGCTGGCAACAATGCTAGGCACTTCTCACCCCATGGCCTTCTGCAGGTTCTCGTCGATCTTGTCGAGGAAGCCGGTGGTCGACAGCCAGGGCTGGTCGGGGCCGATCAGCAGCGACAGGTCCTTGGTCATGAAGCCGGCCTCGACGGTCTGGATGCAGACCTT is a window encoding:
- a CDS encoding glutathione S-transferase family protein, producing MAKPILYGADYSVYVRIARMTLEEKGVDYELVPLDIFSADGIPAWYLEHHPFGRIPAFEHDGFRLFETSAIARYVDEAFDGPALQPADPRGRARMGQIARMLDAYGYRAMVWDVAVERLEKEAPDEALIAGGLSQAETVLKVLASLKANGPWLLGDQLTLADLHAAPVIAYFVKVAEGRDTLARFADIESWYSRIAARPSFARTKKAG
- a CDS encoding NAD(P)H-binding protein, whose protein sequence is MVEDGHDLVGVGRDVHDARRRKPDVRWIAADMSRLLAAADWMPLLVGVGAVVNAAGALQDGPRDHLDAIHRLSIAALVTACEQAGVRQLVQVSAIGADPASDNAFFRTKAEGDRAVASSSLEWTILRPGLVIAPGAYGGTALLRALAAFPWFVPAILADRPIQTVPIAEVAEAVSRAVGGRLARGQIIDLVEERARPLGAVLLEFRAWLGLPKARVVTVPAIVGRLAGMVADGLGLLGWRSPLRSAALAALEKGVTGNSNPGPISLIAHRKLW
- a CDS encoding DUF2269 domain-containing protein produces the protein MSLWADILRWLHVIGATVLFGTGAGIAFFMLMAQRTGKPEIVAHVAGTVVIADAIFTATAVVFQPITGALLAREMGWPLSQGWIVLSLLLYAVAGAFWLPVVWIQMRLRDLARQAVLQNAPLPEEERRLFRVWFAFGFPAFGAVLAILWLMVTRPEIGF
- a CDS encoding DoxX-like family protein, which translates into the protein MPAHAQERWFARLWLLKPVVLAVLSLFWLFSGVVGLVRHDAAPDILISRGLPGTLAFGMVVAGSIADIVVGVAVVARPFARSALMAMIAITLLYLAAAAALAPDLWLDPLGAIVKAVPVLCLVLVALAILEER